The Acidimicrobiales bacterium sequence TGCGCCGGCGAGGGCATTGACGAGCCGCTCCAGCAACGGCCCCGCGTCGCCGGCAGCGGACGCGACAGCTGGGCCGACCGTCTCGGCGATGTCGGGCACGAGGCCTGCGAGGGCACCGACAACGTGACCCCAGAAGCGGGCCGGATCCCGGTCGGCCGGGTCGGCCTGAAGCCACGCGCCGTCGTCTCTCGCCGCCTGCCAACCTGCGAGCAACGTCGACTTCCCGGATCCCGCCGGCGCACTGACCAGCACCACCCGAACCGCAGGATCGGCCACCGCAGCATCCAACACGGTGTGCAGCCGCGGCCGGGCGATCAGCTGCGCCGGCAAGGTCGGCGCGCTCAGCTTCGTCGCTACGAGATCGCTTCCACCGGCCGCCTCCATGACCGCAAGCGTATTGGGCGACAGGCGTGCGGAGCAGGCTCGGGGGTGGATCTCACCCGGGTGAGATCGAGCGACGAGCGAAGACCCATCACCCCCTCCTCCATGACAGTGGCGCCATGAACGAAACGATCACCTACGAGATCGTCATTCGAGGCAACGCCAGCGAACGAGTGCTCGGTGCCCTTCGGGACGACTTCACGATCGAAGCCACCGACGCCGGAACCACTCGGCTGACCGGCCCGATCCGTGATGCCGCCCACCTCCACGGCGTCGTCACCCATCTGACGTCGCTCGCGATCGACATCGTCAGCTTCTGGCCGACCGAACCCGACGTCCCCCAACCCGACCAATCCACCTGAAAGGAAACCATGACCACCACCACCACCCACAACCCGACGAGCGAGCAGCTCGACTCGTCCCGAGCCGGCGCGATCGGCGCTCTCATCGCCGCCGCGACCTTCGTGTTCGGCATCGCCCTGCTCGTCACGAGCCTGAGCGGCTACACCGAAGGCGCCACCACGCCGGCCGAGTCCGTCGACTTCCTCGTCGGCCATCAGTCGACGCTCTTCGTCTGGTACCTCGTGATCTTCCTGGTGTTCGGCGTCGCCATCATCCCGCTGGCCCGCACGCTGCATCGACGCCTCGCCGACATCAGCCCGCAACTCGCCGACATCGGCACCGTCTTCGCCTACATCTGGGCCGGCCTCATGTTCGCCACCGGCATGATCTCCAACATCGGCATCACCGCCGTCGCCGACCTCGACGAAACCGACCCCGCCGCAGCCGAAGCGCTGTGGTCGAGCATCGACACCGTCACCGACGGTCTCGGCGGCGGCAACGAGCTGGTCGGTGGGGTGTGGATTCTGCTGGTGAGCCTCGCTGCCTGGGGCACCAAGCGTCTCCCCACGGGACTCAACGTGCTGGGCATCGTCAGCGCCGCCGCCGGGCTCATCACGCTCGTCCCGGGCCTGTCCGATGTCGGGATTGTGTTCGGGCTCGGATCCATCGCATGGTTCGCCTGGACCGGCATCGTCCTGCTCCGCCAGCCGGAGCCAAGCCGGACCCTGACGGCCTGAGACGCGATCGTCCGCGATGCGAACTCCCAACGAGAGGAACGAACCCATGTCCACCGACGAACGAGAGGAAGCGGCCAGGCGGTACGTCGAGCAGCTTCTTGCGTTCCACGCCCACGCCGGCATGTTCGCCATCGGCGTGCTCGTCATGTTCGCCGTGAACCTCCTCACCAACCTCTCCGCCGGGCTCGCCGGTGACTGGTCGGCCTGGTGGTCCGCCTGGGCCCTCATCGGCTGGGGCGCCGGGATAGCTGTCCATGGTCTCGTCGTCCGGCTCAATCGACCGTCGCTTGCGTCATCGACCTGGGAGCAGCGACTGATCCAGAATGGCGTTCCCCCGCTACGTGAGACAGGGGTGGTTGTCAGTTCATGCTGCTCGTGAGGCAGCGTAGGTCTCAGCGGGGGTGCGGTGCTCGAGCCCGGCCTGGTGCCGGGCTCGGTTGTAGAAGGTCTCGATGTAGTCGAACAGGATCGTGCGCAGTTCGGAGCGGGTGATCTGGCGCCAGTCGCCGTGAAGGTGTCGGATCTCGCGCTTGAGTGCGGCCCAGACCGACTCCATCGCTGCGTTGTCGAAGCAATCGCCGGTCGAGGAGTACGAGGCGCGCAGGCCCCAGTCGGCGAGACGGTTGGAGAACTCCACCGCGGTGTATTGGGCGCCTCGGTCGGCGTGGTGGATCAGCTCGGCGTCGGGGTCTCTGCGGGCGAGCGCCATGACGAGTGCGTTGACGACGAGGTCGGTGGTTTGGCGTTCGCCCATCGACCAGCCGGCGATCCCTCGATCGTGCAGATCGACGATCCCCGCGAGGAACAGCTTGCCATCGAGGCAGCCGAACTCGGTGATGTCGGCGACCCAGCGCAGGTCTGACGCCTCGGCGGTGAAGTCCCGCTCGAGGAGATCTCCGGCCGGTGCCGTGTTCGCGCCGCGCCGCCACTTCTTGCGGCTGTGCGCGCCGACGAGGCCGAGCTCGGCCATGATCCGCGCGACCCGCTTCTCGCCGACGCGAATGCCGGCTCGGCGGAGCTGACCCCAGACTCTCGGTGAGCCGTAGGTGCCGCGGGACTGCCGGTAGATGTCGACGATCTCGTTGGCCAGGTAGGCGTCGTCAACGAGCCGATCCGACACGGCGCCGCCGGTCCAGCGATAGTAGGTCGCCCTCGGCAGCTCGACGAGCTCGCAGAGCTTGTTCACGTGATGGTCCGCTCGATGGTCGTCAACGAACCAGCAGCGGGTCACCGGTTCGTCTCTCTCGCGAAATACTGCGCCGCCTTGCGAAGGATCTCCTTCTCCTCCTCGACCTCGACGACGCGTTTGCGGAGCCGGATCAGCTCCGCGCGTTCGTCCTCATCGAGGCCGCCCGCGTCACGAGCTTCGAACTCGTTGACCCAGGCGGCCAACGACCCATCGGCGATGCCGAGCGATCGCGCGATCTCGACTCGTGGCCGATCCGAGCGGCGATACAGCTGCACCGCCTCGCGACGGAACTCCTCAGGATATCGATGTGTGCCCATCGTGGACTCCTTCCCGGGAACAGTCTCCCAGGCTCAGATGCCTCACGAAACGGGGGAACTCCAGAAGGTGCTCGACGAATGACCGCCTGACTCTCTCCCTTTCAGGACCGAACCTGTCCGCAATGGTTCGTACCTTGATCTGCAGTTACCCATCAAGCGAATGAAGAGGAATGTCATGACCGAACGAACCGATTTCCCCGCACCCACCATGATCCCGGTCAACGGGGTGGAACTCGAGGTCTTCGAAGCCGGCCGGGAGCACGCCGGCAACCCGATCGTGCTGTGTCACGGCTGGCCCGAGCACGCCTACTCGTGGCGCCATCAGATCCCCGCCCTCGCCGCCGCCGGCTACCACGTCATCGCCCCCAACCAGCGGGGCTACGGCAACTCGTCACGGCCGGCCGAGGTCACCGCCTACGACCTCGAGCACCTCACGGGCGATCTCGTCGCCCTGCTCGATCACTACGGGTATGACGACGCAACCTTCGTCGGCCACGACTGGGGCGCCAACGTCGTGTGGGGGCTCGCCCAGCTACACCCCAGCCGCGTCCGCAGGATGATCAACCTGAGCCTGCCCTACCAGGAACGGGGAGAGCAGCCCTGGATCGAGTTCATGGAGACGGTCTTCGGTGACGACTTCTACTTCGTCCACTTCAACCGCCAGCCCGGTGTCGCCGACGCCGTCCTCGACGACAACGTGGAGCGATTCCTGAGGAACCTGTATCGCAAGAACGTGCCGGTCGCGGAGCCCGAGCCCGGGATGATGATGATCAACCTCGCCCGAGCCGAAGCGCCGCTGGGCGACCCGGTGATGAGCGACGACGAGCTGGCCGTGTTCGTCGCCGCCTTCGACGTCGCCGGGTTCACGGGCAGCATCAACTGGTACCGGAACATGGACCGGAACTGGCACCGCTTCGCCGACGTCGATTCGGTCATGCATCAGCCGGCACTCATGATCTACGGGGACCGGGACTCGATTCCGCGGTCGGAGAACCTGTCCGACTTCGTACCGAACGTCGACATCATCGGCCTGGACTGCGGTCACTGGATCCAGCAGGAGATGCCGCAGGAGACGACGGACGCGATCCTGGGCTGGCTACGACGTCAGGAGGACCGTCCGGTCGTCGAACCGGTCGCCTCGGCCTCAGCGGCCGGCGGTGGTCGGTAGCGCGGTGGTTGACGTCGTACTTAGTACGGCTATAGTTGGTCGTACTAAGTACGACACGTGAGGAATGGCAATGACCACAACGATCTCCCCCTCGAAAGCGAGCGAAGGTTCGATCAGCCGTCGAGGCGCCGCACTGACCGCCGGAGTCGGCTACGTGCTCCTGTTCGGGCTCGCGATCTTCGCCAACTTCTTCGTCCGAGAGGGCCTGGTCGTCAGCGACGATGCTGCGGCGACGGCGGCCAACATCGCCGAGTCGAACACGTTGTTCCGATTCGGACTGCTGGCGTTCGTGGCCATCTTCCTGATCGACATCGTCGTCGCGTGGGCCATCCACATCGTGTTCCGGCGAACCCACCACGACCTGTCGCTCGTGGCTGCATGGTCACGCCTCGTCTACACCGTGTTCCTGGGCGTCGCGGCAATCTTCTTCTTCCAGGCACTCGCGTTCTACGACGCCACCGTCGTGGGCGATGTCATCGACGTTGCCGAACGCAACGCTCAGGCGCTCGTCGGACTCGAGCTGTTCAACGCCACCTGGCTCATCGGCCTCGCCGCCTTCGGGCTCCATCTCATCGTTCTCGGAACGCTCGTCGCCCGATCGACCGAGACGCCGCGCTGGCTCGGCCTCGTGATGATCGTCGCCGGCACCGCCTACATCGTCGACACCACCGCCTACACGGTGCTCGCCGATTACGCCGACCACGCCGACACCTTCCTCGCGATCGTGTCCGTGCCGTCGATCATCGCCGAAGGCTGGTTCGGTCTCTGGCTGCTCACCCGGGCCCGCCGAACCCTGACGGCCTGAACCGATGTCCGCCCAACCCCATGCATCGAGTCCCCTCGATCACGCCCCCGTCGAACGAGAGGAAGCGGCCAGGCGGTACGTCGAGCAGCTTCTTGCGTTCCACGCCCACGCCGGCATGTTCGCCATCGGCGTGCTCGTCATGTTCGCCGTGAACCTCCTCACCAACCTCTCCGCCGGGCTCGCCGGTGACTGGTCGGCCTGGTGGTCCGCCTGGGCCCTCATCGGCTGGGGCGCCGGGATAGCTGTCCATGGTCTCGTCGTCCGGCTCAATCGACCGTCGCTTGCGTCATCGACCTGGGAGCAGCGACTGATCGACAAGGTGCTCGGGCGATGACCGCCCCGCGCTCGCACGGGCAGCAGAGCCGCCGTGCCCTGGTCACCGGCGCGGCCAGTGGGATCGGCCTCGCCCTGGCGACATTGCTGTCCCAGCGCCACCACCAACTCCATCTCGTCGACATCGATGCGGATGGGCTGGCAGCCGCAGCGGCAGCGACCTCAGCCGCAACGGCCACTCCTGGCAACGTCGCTGACGCCGCGACGATGCAGGACCTCGCAGACGAGATCGGCCCGGTGGATCTCCTCGGTCTGAACGCGGGCGTGATCAGCACGACGATGGGGGCGCCGTGGGAAGCGCCACCCGACGAATGGGATCGCGTCCTCGGGGTGAACCTCCTCGGGGTCGTCAACGGCCTGCGTTCGTTCGTGCCGTCGATGCTCGAGCGAGATACGCGAAGCAACATCCTGATCACGGCGTCGCTCGCGGGCGCCGCAACCTGGCCCGGTGGCGGTCCGTACGCCGCCTCCAAGCATGCGGTCCTCGCGGTCGCCGAACAAGCCGCCCTCAACCTGGCCGGGACCAACATCTCGGTAACCGTGCTGTGCCCTGCCCTGGTGCGCACGGGTATGTCCGCCGGCGGCGCCGACCCGGCCGAGGTGGCTGCCGAGGCCCTGCAGGCGGTCGAACAGGAGCGGTTCGCCGTCGTCCCCCTCGAGTGGACATCGGCTATCGAGCGCCGGGCGAAGACGTTGGGCGACGGAAGCCGTCCCACCGCACCGGAACCGAGCTGACCGGTCTCGATCGAGAAGGCCTCGTCGTCCGCACGGGCGGCGGGTTTGGCGCGGTGCGAGCCGGGGTAGGCCGGGTGTCACCCGAACGAGGAGGCCGAGATGCGGACGTTCGCACGCAAGGCGATGGTGCGGCGATGAAGGCAAGCCGCGAGGACGCCACCGACGACGACGTCGACGAACAGTTCCTGGCGCTGCTGGAAGGTCTGCGAACGTCACTCCCCGGGGTGCAGGTGCTCTTTGCCTTCCTGCTCACGGCACCGCTTCAGGGCAAGTTCTCCGAGCTGTCGGACGGGCAACGTGGCGTTTTCGCCACGGCGTTCTACGCCGCGGGTCTCTCCTCGGTACTGCTCATCGCGCCGAGCGTGCACCAGCGCATGCGAGCGCCCATTTCCGGGATCCGGCGCCGCACCCGACGCCATGTGGTCGTCGCCACCTGGCTGACGATCGTCGGAACCGGGTTCATGGGTGTGGCGGTTGCCGCGACGACGTACCTCGTGTCGGATCTCGTCTTCGGGACAGCCACGAGCGTGCTCGCCACCACGGTTCTCAGCTCGACCCTGGTCTGGAGCTGGGTGTATCTGCCGCTCGTGGCGTTCCGCCGCTGATGCGTGCGCCGGACGCCAGCGCAGCGTCGTGATGGAGGACCGGATGGCCGTCGGCGCGGGTCAGCTCACGGACGCGACGAATTCGGGTGAGAGGTGGAAGAGTTCGAACTGGATGAGATCCGGATCCTTGAACGTGAGTACCGAGCCGTACTCGCGGTCGACGACGGGGGTGTGGGTGACGCCGAGCCGCGCGAAGTGCTCCTGCCACTCGACGAGTTGGTCGCGGCTGTCGACTTCGAGGCCCATGTGGTCGAACCCGGTCCGCACCGGGTCGAAGGTCTCGCCGGCGTTGGCGTCGTGTTGCTGGAACTCGATGGCGTTGCCGTCGGGGAGCTCGAGGAGCACGGCTCGCCAGGTGTCCTCTTCGAGGGTCGTGAGTTGTGGGAGTCCGAACACCTCCTTCCACCAGGCTGCGGTCTTCTCGCAGTCCCGGACCGAGAACGAGATGTGGGACACGCCGTTGAAGGTTGGCATCGGACCTCCGTGGTTGCAGACTTCCTCCGAATCGGAGCACCTGGGTAGTATGCTCCGAACCGGAGGAAAGAGCAAGTGGCTGAACTGACGACGACGTCCTACGCGATTCTCTCGCTGCTCGGGATCCGCGACTGGACGACGTATCAGCTCGCTCAGCAGATGGATCGCAGCGTCGGTCGCATGTGGCCGCGGGCGGCGAGCGTCGTCTACGAGGAACCGAAACGACTCGTCCGCCTCGGCCTGGCCGAGTCGCGCAAGGAGTACACCGGCAAGCGGGCGAGCACGGTCTACTCGATCACCGCCGACGGCCGCGACGCGCTCGCCGCGTGGCTGGCCTCTCCGGGTGCGGCGCCGAGCGTCGAGTTCGAAGCGTTGCTGAAGGTGGCCTTCGCCGACAACGGCTCGGTCGACGCCCTGCGCGCCAACCTCGCCGCGGTGCGAGCCCACGCCGAGGCCGAGGTCGAGTACGCCGACCAGCGTCGCCTGGAGTACCACGAGTCGGGGGGTCCGTTTCCGGACCGACTCCCCGTCATCGCGCTCGCCCATCGCTTCTTCCAGGAGCAGAACCTGGCCCTGCTGCGCTGGGTCGAGTGGGCGGAGACGGCGGTCGACGAGTGGTCGGGCGTCACGCCCGAGACCGGCGCGAGTGTGCCGCCGGGCGCGTTCGAGCGGTAGCGCGCCCCGGCGCTCGCGTGCTCAGAAGTCGGCGGGTGGGGTCTCCGGCTGCATCACCGAGAAATTGCCGCCGGCGGGGTCGTGGGCGACCACCATCGTGCCCACGCCGGGGATCGGCATGGCCGGCATGACGATGCTTCCGCCGGCCGCCTCGATCCGCCCGACCGTGGCGGCGACGTCGGCGACGCTGAAGTAGGTGGCCCAGTGGTTGGGCACCATCTCGGGCACCTCGGGGGCCATCTGCATGATGCCGCCGAGCCCCTCGTCGTTGGTGCCGCCCGCGATCAGGTGGTAGCCGGGCATGGCCGCGCCGGACTGGTACTCCCAACCGAAGACGGCGGCGTAGAACGGGAGTGCGGCATCGACATCGCGGGTGTTGAGCTCGGCCCAGCTGTAGGTGTTCTCGACATTGCCGACCTCGGCCCCGATGTGGTCGACGGGCTTCCACACGGAGAACGCGGCGCCTGTCGGGTCGGTGTAGATGGCCATCTCGCCGGCCGTCATCACCTGCATGCCCGGCATCATCACCGACCCGCCGTTGGCGGTGACCTTCTCGGTGGTTTCGGCGACGTCGGCGGTGGTGATGTAGGTGTTCCACACGGCGGGCATCTCGCCCATGCCGGGCGGCTGCCCGCCCAGCCCGGCGACGGCCTTCCCGTCCTTGCGGAACATCACGTAGACCCGATTGCCGTCATCGTCGAGCTGATCCTCGGACTCCCAGCCGAACACCGATGTGTAGAACTGCGCCGACGCGTCCACGTCGGGGCTCATCAGGTCGACCCACGACGGGGTACCGGGCTCGTGGGACGCGAAATCGACCATGGGGGTGCTCCTGGGTGAAGGGGGTGTGGCGTCAGCCTGCCGAAGGGGTGTGACATCCGCAAGGGCAACGCGCCGATGTTTCAGTCGGCGCATTCCGGGAACAACGAGAACATGGACGACATCACGCCCGACCCCGCTCGCCGCCCGGTCGACCACGCGATCGTGGTCTACAGCGACATCGCCTGCCCGTGGGCCCACGTTCTCGTCCACCGCCTCGACGAAGCACGTCGTGAACTCGGGGTCGACACCGAGGTCGCCGTCGACCATCGGGCGTTCCCGCTGGAGCTGTTCAACCGTCAACCGACGCAGAAGGCGCTGCTCGATGCCGAGATCCCCGTGCTGGCGGAGCTCGTGCCGGCCGCCGGGTGGTCGCCGGACGGCGCCGAGCCCTGGACCTATCCGGTGTCCACCCTGGCCGCGCTCGAGGCCGTGCAGGCCGCCAAGGCCCAGGGCCGTGAGCTCAGCGTCGCGCTCGATCTCGCCCTGCGCCGCGCCTTCTTCGAGGCGTGGGCGTGTGTCGGCGTCCACGGTGTCGTCATGGACATCGCGGCGGGCGTCGACGGCCTCGATCAGGAGAAACTCTGGTCCGACCTCGGTCGGCCGGGGCCGCGTTCGGAGGTCTGGGACAGCTTCCGGGTCGCCCGGGAGTCCGCTGACATCGCCGGCAGCCCGACGCTCGTCCTTCCCGACGGCACGATCCATCACAACCCCGGGATCGACTTCGAATGGGACGGCGAAGACCCCGATCGCGAACTGCGGATCCTCGAGCATGATCCCGACGCGGTGCGCCGGCTGGTGGAACAGGCCGCCGCCACGAGAACCGTCGACTGACCAGCGCGACAAGACACAAGCCACGAGCAAGGAGCACCCGCATGGCACCCCCGACCGATCACGGTCCCTCCATCAAGGACGACGAGCAGTACGAGAGTCTGCGTGAGGACGGCATGAGCAAGTCCAAGGCCGCGGCGATCGCGAACAGCGACCGTGAGGAGACGGCCCGCAAGGGCGGCGAATCGCCCCCGTACGAGGAGTGGACCAAGGAGGAGCTCTACGACCGAGCTCGCGAGCTCGACGTCGACGGACGGTCCGACATGACGAAGGACGAACTCATCGACGCGCTCAGGAGCTGATCGCGACGTCGCGCGCGGCGCGCGGTTGAAGCGGTCGACGGTCGCCCGGTACGTTCCGAGCGTGCCTCAGGCCCGCCGTGTCGCCACTGTCGTCGTCAGCTTCCTCGCCGTGGCGCTGATCGCGACGGCGTGTGACCCGAACCCGGAGCCCGAGACGGCGTGCACGGTCGGCGCGAACGGGGGCAACCCCGTGATCGTCGTCGGCGGCACGTTCAGCCCCGGCTTCGCCAACGAGGCGTTCCTCGGGAACAGCCTCGAGGCCGCAGGGTTCACCCATTGCATCTTCGAGCTCAAGGGCGACGACGACCTCGGCAATCTCCCGGGCACGATGCCGATCGAGATCTCCGGCTATGCGCTGAAGCTCTTCATCGAGGACGTGCTGGACTGGTCCGGTGCCGATCAGGTCGACCTCGTCGGCCATTCGCAGGGAGCGCTCGCGGCACGCGCCGCGGTCGCGCTCTACGGCGCGGAGGACGACGTCGACAAGCTGATCTCGTTGGCGGGGCCGAACACCGGCACCGACGCCGCCGCCCTCGTCGAGCTGCTCGTCGGCCCAGTCCTCGCGCCGTTCGGTGTCGACTGTGACGACGTGGCCCCCTGCCATCAGATGCAACAGGAGTCGGACTTCATCGAGATGCTCAACGCGGGCGGCCTCACGCCGGGCGATGTCGACTACTACGCGTTCACCACCGACAACGACGAGCTCGTCTGGTACTGGGGCACCGGCCCGCTCGGGCTCCCCGTGGTCCGTCACGACAATGCCGAGCTCGGCCCGGGGGCGACCAACCTCGACGTCGACGACATGTGCCTCGTCCGCGTCGTCGGGCACCTCGGGATGATCGTCGATCCTGTGCCGATCCACATGGTGATCGACGCGCTGAACGGTGACCCGATCGACGTCCCGCTCGCCACCTGCCTCCTGCCGCCGGTCGTGATCTGACCATGCCCGCCACGGGAGAGGCGGCGCGCGCGCGGCGGTTGGGAGCGGCGCTCGAACCGGTGATCGGGCAGGTCTACTTCTCTCCGGAATGTCATGCCCGGTACGGGCTGCTCGGCTTCGATCCGTCGCCGGGCGAGGCGAACGGCGTGGCGCTGCCCGATGGCCCGGCGTACTTCACGAGCCGGGGGTCGGTGATGGGGCAGGTGCGCGGCGAGGTCGTGGCGTCCGCGTTCGGGGTCTTCGACCCTCGTGTCGTGATCCCCGCCGTCGAGCGGGGCTGGTCACTCACCGACGCGGACACGATCTGTGAGGCCCGCGACGCCGGGGCGCTCGACCAGCTCGAGCGGATCCTCGGCCCGGACCCGGTCGGCCGCGAGCGCGTGGAGGTCCTTCTCCTCCGGGCGACGAACGACCTGCGGATCGGTGGCCGCCCGCTGGCCGCAGGCCTCGTGGGTCTCGCCGACCCCGACCATCCGCTGGGGACGGTGTGGCGCCGCGGCGACCTGCTGCGGGAGTTCCGGGGCGACAGTCATACGGCTGCGTGGGTGAGCGCCGGTCTCGATGCGGTTCAGATCGGGCTGCTGACGGAG is a genomic window containing:
- a CDS encoding DUF4386 family protein, whose translation is MTTTTTHNPTSEQLDSSRAGAIGALIAAATFVFGIALLVTSLSGYTEGATTPAESVDFLVGHQSTLFVWYLVIFLVFGVAIIPLARTLHRRLADISPQLADIGTVFAYIWAGLMFATGMISNIGITAVADLDETDPAAAEALWSSIDTVTDGLGGGNELVGGVWILLVSLAAWGTKRLPTGLNVLGIVSAAAGLITLVPGLSDVGIVFGLGSIAWFAWTGIVLLRQPEPSRTLTA
- a CDS encoding 2TM domain-containing protein — encoded protein: MSTDEREEAARRYVEQLLAFHAHAGMFAIGVLVMFAVNLLTNLSAGLAGDWSAWWSAWALIGWGAGIAVHGLVVRLNRPSLASSTWEQRLIQNGVPPLRETGVVVSSCCS
- a CDS encoding IS3 family transposase translates to MNKLCELVELPRATYYRWTGGAVSDRLVDDAYLANEIVDIYRQSRGTYGSPRVWGQLRRAGIRVGEKRVARIMAELGLVGAHSRKKWRRGANTAPAGDLLERDFTAEASDLRWVADITEFGCLDGKLFLAGIVDLHDRGIAGWSMGERQTTDLVVNALVMALARRDPDAELIHHADRGAQYTAVEFSNRLADWGLRASYSSTGDCFDNAAMESVWAALKREIRHLHGDWRQITRSELRTILFDYIETFYNRARHQAGLEHRTPAETYAASRAA
- a CDS encoding transposase; this encodes MGTHRYPEEFRREAVQLYRRSDRPRVEIARSLGIADGSLAAWVNEFEARDAGGLDEDERAELIRLRKRVVEVEEEKEILRKAAQYFARETNR
- a CDS encoding alpha/beta hydrolase, encoding MTERTDFPAPTMIPVNGVELEVFEAGREHAGNPIVLCHGWPEHAYSWRHQIPALAAAGYHVIAPNQRGYGNSSRPAEVTAYDLEHLTGDLVALLDHYGYDDATFVGHDWGANVVWGLAQLHPSRVRRMINLSLPYQERGEQPWIEFMETVFGDDFYFVHFNRQPGVADAVLDDNVERFLRNLYRKNVPVAEPEPGMMMINLARAEAPLGDPVMSDDELAVFVAAFDVAGFTGSINWYRNMDRNWHRFADVDSVMHQPALMIYGDRDSIPRSENLSDFVPNVDIIGLDCGHWIQQEMPQETTDAILGWLRRQEDRPVVEPVASASAAGGGR
- a CDS encoding DUF4386 domain-containing protein, which translates into the protein MTTTISPSKASEGSISRRGAALTAGVGYVLLFGLAIFANFFVREGLVVSDDAAATAANIAESNTLFRFGLLAFVAIFLIDIVVAWAIHIVFRRTHHDLSLVAAWSRLVYTVFLGVAAIFFFQALAFYDATVVGDVIDVAERNAQALVGLELFNATWLIGLAAFGLHLIVLGTLVARSTETPRWLGLVMIVAGTAYIVDTTAYTVLADYADHADTFLAIVSVPSIIAEGWFGLWLLTRARRTLTA
- a CDS encoding 2TM domain-containing protein; amino-acid sequence: MSAQPHASSPLDHAPVEREEAARRYVEQLLAFHAHAGMFAIGVLVMFAVNLLTNLSAGLAGDWSAWWSAWALIGWGAGIAVHGLVVRLNRPSLASSTWEQRLIDKVLGR
- a CDS encoding SDR family oxidoreductase, which encodes MTAPRSHGQQSRRALVTGAASGIGLALATLLSQRHHQLHLVDIDADGLAAAAAATSAATATPGNVADAATMQDLADEIGPVDLLGLNAGVISTTMGAPWEAPPDEWDRVLGVNLLGVVNGLRSFVPSMLERDTRSNILITASLAGAATWPGGGPYAASKHAVLAVAEQAALNLAGTNISVTVLCPALVRTGMSAGGADPAEVAAEALQAVEQERFAVVPLEWTSAIERRAKTLGDGSRPTAPEPS
- a CDS encoding DUF6328 family protein — encoded protein: MKASREDATDDDVDEQFLALLEGLRTSLPGVQVLFAFLLTAPLQGKFSELSDGQRGVFATAFYAAGLSSVLLIAPSVHQRMRAPISGIRRRTRRHVVVATWLTIVGTGFMGVAVAATTYLVSDLVFGTATSVLATTVLSSTLVWSWVYLPLVAFRR
- a CDS encoding VOC family protein, which translates into the protein MPTFNGVSHISFSVRDCEKTAAWWKEVFGLPQLTTLEEDTWRAVLLELPDGNAIEFQQHDANAGETFDPVRTGFDHMGLEVDSRDQLVEWQEHFARLGVTHTPVVDREYGSVLTFKDPDLIQFELFHLSPEFVASVS
- a CDS encoding PadR family transcriptional regulator is translated as MAELTTTSYAILSLLGIRDWTTYQLAQQMDRSVGRMWPRAASVVYEEPKRLVRLGLAESRKEYTGKRASTVYSITADGRDALAAWLASPGAAPSVEFEALLKVAFADNGSVDALRANLAAVRAHAEAEVEYADQRRLEYHESGGPFPDRLPVIALAHRFFQEQNLALLRWVEWAETAVDEWSGVTPETGASVPPGAFER
- a CDS encoding VOC family protein gives rise to the protein MVDFASHEPGTPSWVDLMSPDVDASAQFYTSVFGWESEDQLDDDGNRVYVMFRKDGKAVAGLGGQPPGMGEMPAVWNTYITTADVAETTEKVTANGGSVMMPGMQVMTAGEMAIYTDPTGAAFSVWKPVDHIGAEVGNVENTYSWAELNTRDVDAALPFYAAVFGWEYQSGAAMPGYHLIAGGTNDEGLGGIMQMAPEVPEMVPNHWATYFSVADVAATVGRIEAAGGSIVMPAMPIPGVGTMVVAHDPAGGNFSVMQPETPPADF
- a CDS encoding DsbA family protein, translating into MDDITPDPARRPVDHAIVVYSDIACPWAHVLVHRLDEARRELGVDTEVAVDHRAFPLELFNRQPTQKALLDAEIPVLAELVPAAGWSPDGAEPWTYPVSTLAALEAVQAAKAQGRELSVALDLALRRAFFEAWACVGVHGVVMDIAAGVDGLDQEKLWSDLGRPGPRSEVWDSFRVARESADIAGSPTLVLPDGTIHHNPGIDFEWDGEDPDRELRILEHDPDAVRRLVEQAAATRTVD
- a CDS encoding Rho termination factor; translated protein: MAPPTDHGPSIKDDEQYESLREDGMSKSKAAAIANSDREETARKGGESPPYEEWTKEELYDRARELDVDGRSDMTKDELIDALRS